Proteins found in one Methylobacterium sp. CB376 genomic segment:
- a CDS encoding YidB family protein encodes MGLLDQVIGSVLGNVLGGQGRAGGGASAMSPLVKALLMLLASRALQGGFGDILGGGARPAPRPRGDEGFAPRPGPAADPNNPFSDFSGMLDGPGGPGPQAGGSVPNPFDQRADQYSGLDREIPDNAGPAGLDQLIDRFRRGGLGEVIESWIGPGQNRGIAPQQLAQALGPDTVETLSRETGLERDTLLTQLAAVLPGVIDGLTPGGRPPSRDEMRSW; translated from the coding sequence ATGGGTCTGCTCGATCAGGTGATCGGTTCGGTGCTCGGCAACGTGCTCGGGGGCCAGGGCCGGGCGGGGGGCGGCGCCTCGGCCATGTCGCCCCTCGTCAAGGCGCTGCTGATGCTGCTCGCCTCGCGGGCGCTGCAGGGCGGCTTCGGCGACATCCTCGGCGGCGGCGCCCGCCCGGCGCCGCGCCCGCGCGGCGACGAGGGCTTCGCGCCGCGCCCCGGCCCCGCCGCCGATCCGAACAACCCCTTCTCCGACTTCTCCGGCATGCTCGACGGGCCGGGCGGCCCGGGCCCGCAGGCGGGCGGCAGCGTGCCCAACCCCTTCGACCAGCGCGCCGACCAGTATTCCGGCCTCGACCGCGAGATCCCGGACAATGCCGGCCCGGCCGGGCTCGACCAGCTGATCGACCGCTTCCGCCGCGGTGGGCTCGGCGAGGTGATCGAGTCCTGGATCGGCCCCGGGCAGAATCGCGGGATCGCGCCCCAGCAGCTCGCCCAGGCGCTCGGCCCCGACACGGTCGAGACGCTGAGCCGCGAGACCGGCCTCGAGCGCGACACCCTCCTGACCCAGCTCGCCGCCGTGCTGCCCGGGGTGATCGACGGGCTCACCCCCGGGGGCCGCCCGCCGAGCCGTGACGAGATGCGGAGCTGGTAG
- a CDS encoding glutathione S-transferase has protein sequence MAYELFYWPGIQGRGEFVRLALEEAGAAYRDVARTRGFGALHDLLAEDGPRPSFACPILRDGDLMIGQTAAILLYLGPRLGLVGEGEAERIRTHQLQLTVADAVSEVHDTHHPIASSLFYEDQKPEAARAARIFREARLPAYLGFFEQVLARNPRGPAQLVGGRLSYADLSLFQLVEGLLYAFPQAAARGLAGAPKLAALHRAVGERPRIAAYRASDRRVPFNEDGIFRRYPELDG, from the coding sequence GTGGCCTACGAGCTGTTCTACTGGCCGGGCATTCAGGGCCGGGGCGAGTTCGTGCGCCTTGCCCTGGAGGAGGCGGGGGCCGCCTACCGCGACGTCGCCCGGACGCGGGGCTTCGGCGCGCTGCACGACCTCCTGGCGGAGGACGGGCCGCGCCCCTCCTTCGCCTGCCCGATCCTGCGCGACGGCGACCTGATGATCGGCCAGACCGCCGCGATCCTGCTCTATCTCGGCCCGCGCCTCGGCCTCGTCGGCGAGGGTGAGGCCGAGCGGATCCGCACCCACCAGCTGCAGCTGACCGTGGCGGACGCGGTGAGCGAGGTGCACGACACCCATCACCCGATCGCCAGCAGCCTGTTCTACGAGGACCAGAAGCCCGAGGCCGCGCGCGCCGCCCGGATCTTCCGCGAGGCGCGCCTGCCGGCCTATCTCGGCTTCTTCGAGCAGGTGCTCGCCCGCAACCCGCGGGGCCCCGCGCAGCTGGTGGGCGGGCGGCTCAGCTACGCCGACCTCTCGCTGTTCCAGCTGGTCGAGGGCCTGCTCTACGCCTTCCCGCAGGCCGCCGCGCGGGGGCTCGCCGGGGCGCCCAAGCTGGCGGCCCTGCACCGGGCCGTGGGCGAGCGCCCGCGGATCGCCGCCTACCGGGCGAGCGACCGCCGGGTGCCCTTCAACGAGGACGGGATCTTCCGCCGCTATCCGGAGCTCGACGGGTGA
- a CDS encoding EcsC family protein, translated as MTEIVAVETAPLPAPPPAPEPLSDADRAALRAAVAVLERPSFAARLSAMAGAPLDMLGRALPEAVTETITQATEGAMRGALRVAVATLPRAGEAQAVVPAEAAERPSLRSRALDLLERYPPGDFGHKALAAVSGAVGGAFGLATIPVELPLTTTLMLRSIAEIAQREGEDLREPEAALACLQVFALGGRGGPEPSPTDSGYFAVRGMLAKTMSEVARYAAGRGLLDESAPAVMRFVAQVAARFGLVVSQKAAAQAVPVVGALGGAAVNAAFMDHFQAIARAHFTVRRLERRYGKERVREAYEAERAALAG; from the coding sequence GTGACCGAGATCGTCGCCGTCGAGACCGCCCCGCTGCCGGCCCCCCCTCCCGCGCCCGAACCGCTCAGCGACGCGGACCGCGCGGCGCTGCGGGCGGCGGTGGCGGTGCTGGAGCGTCCGAGCTTCGCGGCCCGGCTCTCGGCCATGGCGGGCGCCCCCCTCGACATGCTGGGCCGGGCCCTGCCCGAGGCGGTGACCGAGACCATCACGCAGGCCACCGAGGGCGCCATGCGGGGCGCGCTGAGGGTGGCGGTCGCGACCCTGCCGCGGGCGGGGGAGGCGCAGGCCGTGGTGCCGGCCGAGGCGGCCGAGCGGCCCTCCCTGCGCAGCCGCGCCCTCGACCTGCTGGAGCGCTACCCGCCGGGGGATTTCGGCCACAAGGCGCTGGCGGCGGTATCGGGCGCGGTCGGCGGCGCCTTCGGGCTGGCGACGATCCCCGTGGAACTGCCGCTCACCACGACCCTGATGCTGCGCTCCATCGCGGAGATCGCCCAGCGCGAGGGCGAGGACCTGCGCGAGCCCGAGGCGGCGCTGGCCTGCCTGCAGGTCTTCGCGCTCGGCGGCCGCGGCGGACCGGAGCCGAGCCCCACCGACAGCGGCTACTTCGCGGTGCGCGGCATGCTGGCCAAGACGATGTCGGAGGTGGCGCGCTACGCGGCGGGCCGCGGGCTCCTCGACGAGAGCGCCCCGGCGGTGATGCGCTTCGTGGCGCAGGTCGCCGCACGCTTCGGCCTCGTCGTGTCGCAGAAGGCCGCCGCCCAGGCGGTGCCGGTGGTGGGCGCCCTCGGCGGCGCGGCGGTGAACGCGGCCTTCATGGACCATTTCCAGGCCATCGCCCGGGCCCACTTCACCGTGCGGCGGCTGGAGCGGCGCTACGGCAAGGAGCGGGTGCGGGAGGCCTACGAGGCGGAGCGGGCGGCGCTGGCGGGGTGA
- a CDS encoding acyl-CoA thioesterase: MATDPPASVPDWGAPVIRTIAMPADTNPAGDIFGGWLMAQMDLAAGNVAARRARGRCATIAVEGMTFLQPVLVGDEVSLYARIVAVGRSSIRIQIEAWRRARESEETIKVTQALFTFVAIDESRRSRPVPPEPPAPADDGSFGPWSV, translated from the coding sequence ATGGCCACCGACCCGCCCGCCAGCGTGCCCGATTGGGGCGCCCCGGTCATCCGCACCATCGCCATGCCGGCGGACACCAACCCGGCCGGAGACATCTTCGGCGGCTGGCTGATGGCCCAGATGGACCTCGCCGCCGGCAACGTGGCGGCCCGCCGGGCGCGGGGGCGCTGCGCCACCATCGCGGTCGAGGGCATGACCTTCCTGCAGCCGGTCCTGGTGGGCGACGAGGTCAGCCTCTACGCCCGCATCGTCGCGGTGGGCCGCTCCTCGATCCGCATCCAGATCGAGGCGTGGCGCCGCGCCCGCGAGAGCGAGGAGACGATCAAGGTCACGCAGGCCCTCTTCACCTTCGTGGCCATCGACGAGAGCCGCCGGTCGCGGCCGGTGCCGCCCGAGCCGCCCGCCCCCGCCGATGACGGCAGCTTCGGCCCGTGGTCGGTCTGA
- a CDS encoding AmpG family muropeptide MFS transporter, with translation MTTGWLEGTRQTLRDVVRDRRMALMLLLGFGAGLPILLVFATLSAWLRSTGIERSSIGLLSYVSLAYTLKFLWAPVIDRFDLPVLARLLGRRRGWMLAAQLAVAGALLAMSQGDPTRSLGYMVVCALTIAFASATQDIVVDGWRIDSAPPERQGMMLAAYQLGYSLARICAGAGALYLADAFGWKPAYGTMALLMLIAIAGCLAAPKVQAADPPAGRGWRAALREAVVEPFADLAARKGAGLALILLLITLYRLPDIVSGIMANPLYIDMKYSLSEIATVSKVYGVWIGIAGAFAGGIAVSRLGLLNALLIGGIAAASSNLMYAWVAVAGHNLPLLIGSISVENFAGAFAGTALIAYMSSLTSPAFAATQYALLSSLYALPGKWVGGLSGFAVDAVGYPTFFILTSATGIPVVALCLALRFLPEEPSAAPEADLGGGGVTLRA, from the coding sequence ATGACCACCGGCTGGCTCGAGGGCACCCGCCAGACCCTGCGCGACGTCGTGCGCGACCGCCGCATGGCCCTGATGCTGCTCCTCGGCTTCGGGGCGGGGCTGCCGATCCTGCTCGTCTTCGCGACCCTGTCGGCGTGGCTGCGCAGCACCGGGATCGAGCGCTCCAGCATCGGCCTGCTCAGCTACGTCTCGCTCGCCTACACCCTGAAATTCCTGTGGGCGCCGGTCATCGACCGCTTCGACCTGCCGGTCCTGGCGCGGCTGCTCGGGCGGCGGCGGGGCTGGATGCTGGCCGCGCAGCTCGCCGTGGCGGGCGCGCTCCTCGCGATGAGCCAGGGCGATCCCACGCGCTCCCTCGGCTACATGGTGGTCTGCGCCCTGACCATCGCCTTCGCGTCGGCGACGCAGGACATCGTGGTCGACGGCTGGCGGATCGATTCGGCGCCGCCCGAGCGCCAGGGCATGATGCTCGCCGCCTACCAGCTCGGCTACAGCCTCGCGCGGATCTGCGCGGGGGCGGGCGCGCTCTACCTCGCCGACGCGTTCGGCTGGAAGCCGGCCTACGGCACCATGGCGCTCCTGATGCTGATCGCGATCGCCGGCTGCCTCGCCGCGCCGAAGGTCCAGGCGGCCGACCCGCCCGCCGGGCGCGGCTGGCGCGCGGCGCTGCGCGAGGCGGTGGTCGAGCCCTTCGCCGACCTCGCCGCCCGCAAGGGCGCGGGGCTCGCCCTGATCCTGCTCCTGATCACCCTCTACCGCCTGCCCGACATCGTGTCGGGGATCATGGCCAACCCGCTCTACATCGACATGAAGTACTCGCTCAGCGAGATCGCCACGGTGTCGAAGGTCTACGGCGTGTGGATCGGCATCGCCGGGGCCTTCGCGGGCGGGATCGCGGTGAGCCGGCTCGGGCTCCTCAACGCGCTCCTGATCGGGGGGATCGCGGCGGCGAGTTCGAACCTGATGTATGCCTGGGTGGCGGTGGCCGGGCACAACCTGCCGCTCCTCATCGGCAGCATCAGCGTCGAGAACTTCGCGGGCGCCTTCGCGGGCACGGCGCTGATCGCCTACATGTCGAGCCTGACCTCGCCGGCCTTCGCGGCGACGCAGTACGCGCTGCTCTCCTCGCTCTACGCGCTGCCGGGCAAGTGGGTGGGCGGCCTCTCGGGCTTCGCCGTCGACGCCGTCGGCTACCCGACCTTCTTCATCCTCACCTCGGCGACCGGCATCCCGGTCGTGGCCCTGTGCCTCGCGCTCCGCTTCCTGCCCGAGGAGCCGTCCGCCGCACCCGAGGCGGATCTCGGGGGCGGGGGCGTCACCTTGCGCGCCTGA
- a CDS encoding sensor histidine kinase, with amino-acid sequence MAGAARRSTRGAEKRPGAEAPGLDDAFAAAIRASGVPMALVEATTPGHPIAFVNEAFCQLTGYAPDELLGRGCGLLRGPGTGRLAAARLRSAATRGVRARAEVEGLRKDGARLRLSVAVSPVRNAAGARHAFAVVSELAAPVPAERLADLEAALERRTALLHELDHRAKNTLQVVASLVLLRARRAPDAASRAVLDRMAERIGALAAVQRHLAGRDEDRRLDLGALAEELAGEVAAGVERDRVTVAAEVAPVLVPAVQAVPVGLLLHELASNAARHAFPDGRPGRVRIRAAREADGLVLEVADDGIGFSPEGDGREGFGLSLVAMLVRQLRGTLTWDAMPGGTRARIVLPDGG; translated from the coding sequence ATGGCCGGGGCGGCCCGACGATCGACCAGGGGTGCGGAGAAGCGGCCCGGGGCCGAGGCGCCCGGGCTCGACGACGCGTTCGCGGCGGCGATCCGCGCGAGCGGCGTGCCGATGGCGCTCGTCGAGGCGACGACGCCCGGCCACCCGATCGCCTTCGTGAACGAGGCCTTCTGCCAGCTGACCGGCTACGCGCCCGACGAGCTGCTGGGGCGCGGCTGCGGGCTGCTGCGCGGCCCGGGCACCGGGCGGCTCGCCGCGGCGCGGCTGCGCTCGGCGGCGACGCGCGGCGTGCGTGCGCGGGCGGAGGTGGAGGGCCTGCGCAAGGACGGCGCGCGGCTGCGCCTGTCGGTGGCGGTGAGCCCGGTGCGGAACGCGGCGGGGGCGCGCCACGCCTTCGCGGTGGTGAGCGAACTCGCCGCCCCGGTCCCGGCCGAGCGGCTCGCCGATCTCGAGGCGGCCCTGGAGCGGCGCACCGCCCTGCTGCACGAACTCGACCACCGGGCCAAGAACACCCTGCAGGTCGTCGCCTCGCTGGTGCTGCTGCGCGCCCGCCGGGCGCCGGATGCCGCCTCGCGGGCCGTCCTCGACCGGATGGCGGAGCGGATCGGCGCCCTGGCCGCGGTGCAGCGCCACCTCGCCGGCCGGGACGAGGACCGCCGCCTCGACCTCGGGGCCCTCGCCGAGGAATTGGCGGGCGAGGTCGCGGCGGGCGTCGAGCGGGACCGCGTGACGGTCGCCGCGGAGGTCGCGCCGGTGCTGGTCCCCGCCGTCCAGGCCGTGCCGGTCGGGCTCCTCCTGCACGAACTGGCGAGCAACGCCGCCCGCCACGCCTTCCCGGACGGCCGGCCCGGCCGGGTGCGGATCCGCGCCGCCCGCGAGGCGGACGGGCTGGTGCTGGAGGTCGCCGATGACGGGATCGGCTTCTCGCCCGAGGGCGACGGGCGGGAGGGCTTCGGGCTCAGCCTCGTCGCCATGCTGGTGCGCCAGCTGCGCGGCACGCTCACCTGGGATGCGATGCCGGGGGGCACGCGGGCCCGGATCGTGCTGCCGGACGGCGGATAG